The following coding sequences lie in one Micromonospora sp. R77 genomic window:
- a CDS encoding TerD family protein: MGVSLTKGGNISLTKQAPGLTAVTIGLGWDARTTDGQAFDLDASAIGCDVGGRAISDKHFVFFNNLVSPDGAIEHTGDNLTGEGAGDDEQIKVSLAGLSVDVDKIVFPVSIYNADASGQTFGQVRNAYIRVVNQADNAEIARYDLSEDASTETAMVFGELYRHGTEWKFRAVGQGYASGLAGIARDFGVNVGS, translated from the coding sequence ATGGGAGTCAGCCTTACCAAGGGTGGAAACATCTCGCTCACCAAGCAGGCCCCCGGGTTGACCGCTGTCACCATCGGCTTGGGCTGGGATGCCCGAACCACGGACGGGCAAGCTTTCGACTTGGACGCGAGCGCTATCGGCTGCGATGTCGGCGGCAGGGCCATTTCCGACAAGCACTTCGTCTTCTTCAACAATCTGGTAAGTCCGGACGGTGCCATCGAGCACACTGGCGACAACCTCACCGGAGAGGGTGCTGGTGACGATGAGCAGATCAAAGTGAGCCTGGCCGGCCTCTCGGTCGACGTGGACAAGATCGTATTCCCCGTGTCGATCTACAACGCTGACGCGAGCGGTCAGACGTTCGGCCAGGTTCGCAATGCCTACATTCGAGTCGTAAACCAGGCGGACAACGCGGAAATCGCACGGTACGACCTGTCTGAGGACGCGTCGACCGAGACCGCGATGGTCTTCGGCGAGTTGTATCGGCACGGTACGGAGTGGAAGTTCCGAGCGGTAGGCCAGGGATACGCCTCGGGCCTGGCCGGCATTGCGCGCGATTTCGGCGTGAACGTCGGCTCCTGA
- a CDS encoding MFS transporter produces MSTTASAAPPQGRHRMLSRDFSRLWTAAAVSAVGDGVTIAAAPLLAAQLTDDPRLIGGASVAFTAPFVLFGIPAGLLVDRLDIRAAMVRVDVTRAALLALLAAGIAGGWGGLPLLYTCLFLLGVGEVFFRNAAQVLVPFITPESGLATANARVMAAQEAGSGFLGPLVGALLFGVAVALPFGVDAATFACSALLVARIRGSRPPAARPAAGGMLPELLAGARWLWRHHLLRSLALLSCVINIAGNAMLAVLVVHSKQVLHLSPFGYGVMLSCQAAGAVLASRFAPALTGRLGREGALVATAALIATSEAVLAAVPSPYAAGAALALFACGTVTWNVVVVVLRQTLVPRHLLGRANSVYRLIAWGGLPVGAAAGGLLAAGTGTPAVFAAGAAVMAVIAVALLRGARRQWITRATAADQPQGEDDR; encoded by the coding sequence GTGAGCACGACGGCGTCCGCCGCGCCGCCGCAGGGCCGGCACCGGATGCTCAGCCGCGACTTCTCCCGACTCTGGACGGCCGCCGCCGTCTCCGCCGTCGGCGACGGCGTCACCATCGCCGCCGCTCCCCTGCTGGCCGCCCAGCTGACCGACGACCCACGGCTGATCGGCGGCGCCTCGGTCGCCTTCACCGCGCCGTTCGTGCTCTTCGGCATCCCCGCCGGACTGCTCGTCGACCGCCTCGACATCCGGGCCGCGATGGTCCGGGTCGACGTCACCCGGGCCGCTCTGCTCGCGCTGCTCGCCGCCGGGATCGCCGGCGGCTGGGGTGGCCTGCCGCTGCTCTACACCTGCCTGTTCCTGCTCGGCGTCGGCGAGGTCTTCTTCCGCAACGCCGCCCAGGTGCTCGTCCCGTTCATCACCCCGGAGTCCGGCCTCGCCACCGCCAACGCCCGGGTGATGGCCGCCCAGGAGGCCGGCAGCGGCTTCCTCGGCCCCCTCGTCGGCGCGTTGCTGTTCGGCGTCGCGGTCGCGCTGCCGTTCGGGGTGGACGCAGCCACCTTCGCCTGCTCCGCGCTGCTCGTCGCCCGGATCCGCGGCAGCCGACCACCCGCCGCCCGACCGGCGGCCGGCGGGATGCTGCCGGAACTGCTGGCCGGCGCGCGCTGGCTCTGGCGGCACCACCTGCTGCGCAGCCTCGCCCTGCTCTCCTGCGTGATCAACATCGCCGGGAACGCGATGCTCGCCGTTCTCGTGGTGCACAGCAAGCAGGTGCTGCACCTGAGCCCGTTCGGCTACGGCGTGATGCTCTCCTGCCAGGCCGCCGGAGCCGTCCTCGCCTCCCGGTTCGCCCCCGCCCTGACCGGCCGGCTGGGCCGGGAGGGCGCGCTGGTAGCCACCGCCGCGCTGATCGCCACCAGCGAGGCCGTGCTCGCCGCCGTGCCGTCGCCGTACGCGGCGGGCGCCGCCCTCGCGCTCTTCGCCTGCGGGACGGTGACCTGGAACGTCGTCGTGGTCGTGCTCCGGCAGACCCTGGTGCCCCGGCACCTGCTCGGTCGGGCCAACAGCGTCTACCGACTGATCGCCTGGGGCGGCCTGCCCGTCGGCGCGGCGGCCGGCGGTCTGCTCGCCGCCGGGACCGGCACCCCCGCCGTCTTCGCGGCGGGCGCCGCCGTCATGGCGGTCATCGCGGTCGCCCTGCTGCGCGGCGCTCGCCGGCAGTGGATCACCCGCGCCACCGCAGCCGACCAGCCTCAAGGAGAGGACGACCGATGA
- a CDS encoding TerD family protein → MTVSLSKGQKVSLTKAGGGTLTRVRMGLGWDAAPKKGLFGMRKQTIDLDASCLLFNARGELVDQVWFRQLKSRDGAVQHTGDNLTGVGDGDDESIKVDLSRLSPEVQTLIFTVNSFTGQDFSQIENAFCRLIDESTEREVARYDLTGSGRHTAQVMAKVAREQQTWLMTAIGAAASGRTFRDLLPAIAAHL, encoded by the coding sequence ATGACGGTGAGTCTGAGTAAGGGGCAGAAGGTCTCCCTGACGAAGGCCGGCGGAGGCACCCTGACGCGGGTACGCATGGGGCTGGGCTGGGACGCTGCCCCCAAGAAGGGCTTGTTCGGGATGAGGAAGCAGACAATCGACCTTGATGCCTCCTGCCTGCTCTTCAACGCACGAGGCGAGCTGGTCGACCAGGTGTGGTTCCGGCAGCTGAAGAGTCGGGACGGGGCGGTCCAGCACACGGGAGACAACCTGACCGGCGTGGGCGACGGCGACGACGAGTCGATCAAGGTGGATCTGTCACGCCTTTCTCCTGAGGTACAGACTCTGATCTTCACTGTGAACTCCTTCACTGGCCAGGACTTCTCCCAGATCGAGAACGCCTTCTGCCGGCTGATCGACGAGTCAACCGAGCGGGAGGTTGCGCGGTATGACCTGACGGGCTCCGGCCGTCACACGGCCCAGGTCATGGCCAAGGTGGCTCGCGAACAACAGACCTGGTTGATGACTGCCATTGGAGCAGCTGCCTCCGGGCGAACCTTCCGCGACCTGCTTCCGGCTATTGCCGCACATCTGTAG
- a CDS encoding MaoC family dehydratase, which produces MALRHVQGNEYREEHGGDYEDFEPGMVIRHWPGRTISETDNTWLTLLTMNQHPLHFDEHYGQGSEYGRVLVNSGITLCLVGGMTVQALSARAVANLGWDKVRLREPVFVGDTLYATSRILDKRLSRSRPGQGIITVETTGEKSTGETVIVFERSFMVRCRGDA; this is translated from the coding sequence ATGGCGCTGCGGCACGTCCAGGGCAACGAGTACCGCGAGGAGCACGGCGGGGACTACGAGGACTTCGAGCCCGGGATGGTGATCCGGCACTGGCCGGGTCGCACCATCTCCGAGACGGACAACACCTGGCTGACCCTGCTCACCATGAACCAGCACCCGCTGCACTTCGACGAGCACTACGGCCAGGGCAGCGAGTACGGCCGGGTGCTGGTCAACAGCGGGATCACGCTGTGCCTGGTGGGCGGCATGACCGTGCAGGCGTTGTCGGCGCGCGCGGTGGCGAACCTCGGCTGGGACAAGGTCCGCCTGCGCGAGCCGGTCTTCGTCGGGGACACCCTCTACGCCACCAGCCGGATCCTCGACAAGCGGCTGAGCCGGTCGCGGCCCGGGCAGGGCATCATCACCGTGGAGACCACGGGCGAGAAGTCCACCGGCGAGACGGTCATCGTCTTCGAACGCTCCTTCATGGTCCGCTGCCGCGGGGACGCCTGA
- a CDS encoding acetaldehyde dehydrogenase (acetylating), translating into MRTLDPAAVSGATGAGPDGARPATVAVIGTGAIGRDLISKIHRSGLLECRLVAGRNPDSAGLRYAEQLGYPTTAAGIDAVVAAEHPFDVVFDATSAASHLAHWPLLAPLGTLVVDLTPSRVGEMVVPTVTGVTAATGRNVNLISCGGQASVPVVHALATRFPVAYLEVVSTVASDIAGRATRLNLDEYVATTGHALTAFSGVSDVKAILNISPAVPPATFRTAVHARIPGADPAAVRAVVDDAAERVRSFAPGYTVTACTVVDDRVTVALQVTAHSEVLPAYAGNLDIINSAAVMVAEQHAARSDRSAPVEVVSR; encoded by the coding sequence ATGAGAACCCTTGATCCGGCTGCGGTGAGCGGCGCGACCGGCGCCGGGCCGGACGGTGCCCGGCCCGCCACCGTCGCCGTCATCGGCACCGGGGCGATCGGCCGGGACCTGATCAGCAAGATCCACCGATCAGGGCTGCTGGAGTGCCGGCTGGTGGCCGGCCGCAACCCCGACTCGGCCGGTCTGCGCTACGCCGAGCAGCTCGGTTACCCCACCACCGCCGCCGGCATCGACGCCGTCGTGGCCGCGGAGCACCCGTTCGACGTGGTCTTCGACGCCACCAGCGCGGCGTCCCACCTGGCGCACTGGCCGCTGCTGGCGCCGCTCGGCACGCTGGTGGTCGACCTGACCCCCAGCCGGGTCGGGGAGATGGTGGTGCCCACGGTCACCGGCGTGACGGCGGCGACCGGCCGCAACGTCAACCTGATCAGCTGCGGCGGACAGGCGTCCGTGCCGGTCGTGCACGCGCTCGCGACCCGCTTCCCGGTGGCGTACCTGGAGGTCGTGTCGACGGTGGCCAGCGACATCGCGGGCCGCGCGACCCGACTGAACCTCGACGAGTACGTGGCGACCACCGGGCACGCCCTCACCGCCTTCTCCGGCGTCTCCGACGTCAAGGCGATCCTCAACATCAGTCCGGCGGTGCCGCCGGCGACCTTCCGGACGGCCGTCCACGCCCGGATCCCCGGCGCCGACCCGGCGGCGGTGCGTGCGGTGGTCGACGACGCGGCCGAGCGGGTCCGCTCGTTCGCTCCCGGCTACACGGTCACCGCCTGCACGGTGGTCGACGACCGGGTGACGGTGGCGCTGCAGGTGACCGCGCACAGCGAGGTCCTGCCCGCCTACGCGGGCAATCTCGACATCATCAACTCGGCCGCCGTCATGGTGGCCGAGCAGCACGCGGCCCGATCGGACCGGTCCGCCCCGGTGGAGGTGGTGAGCCGGTGA
- a CDS encoding ornithine cyclodeaminase family protein: MTGPAMVTAVDMAGTRRMVRVIDTLGEMFVDLAAGRTRSPARTVIEHGDERVLLVSPAVWERRGVGSVKITTLTPDNPGRGLPLIHGIVALTDLETGQITALLDGAELTAVRTGAVAAVATRRCTADDAEDLAVIGAGVQARALVRAMAAVRPIRTVRIFSRTRARAERFADWIDDTHPARATVCDSVKTAVADAAIICTATSTSDNRPLIEADWVARGAHVNAIGGTHPDAIELDPALLADALAVVEDRTAALDGAGEIRAALAAGVLTVDDLHELGTLLTGEVRADGRTTVLRTVGMSIEDTAAALALHEAAVAVT; the protein is encoded by the coding sequence GTGACCGGGCCGGCGATGGTCACCGCCGTCGACATGGCCGGTACGCGGCGCATGGTGCGGGTCATCGACACCCTCGGTGAGATGTTCGTGGACCTCGCCGCCGGCCGGACCCGCTCCCCGGCGCGCACCGTCATCGAGCACGGCGACGAACGGGTGTTGCTGGTCAGCCCCGCCGTCTGGGAGCGGCGCGGGGTGGGCAGCGTGAAGATCACCACGCTCACCCCCGACAACCCGGGACGCGGCCTGCCGCTGATCCACGGGATCGTCGCGCTGACCGACCTGGAGACCGGGCAGATCACCGCCCTGCTGGACGGCGCGGAACTCACCGCCGTCCGGACCGGCGCGGTCGCTGCCGTGGCGACCCGCCGGTGCACCGCCGACGACGCCGAGGACCTCGCCGTGATCGGCGCCGGAGTGCAGGCCCGTGCCCTGGTCCGCGCCATGGCCGCGGTCCGCCCGATCCGCACCGTACGGATCTTCTCCCGCACCCGGGCACGGGCCGAGCGGTTCGCCGACTGGATCGACGACACCCACCCGGCGCGGGCGACCGTCTGCGACAGCGTCAAGACCGCCGTCGCCGACGCGGCGATCATCTGCACGGCCACCTCCACCAGCGACAACCGGCCCCTGATCGAGGCGGACTGGGTGGCGCGGGGCGCGCACGTCAACGCGATCGGCGGCACCCACCCGGACGCCATCGAGCTGGACCCCGCCCTCCTGGCGGACGCCCTGGCCGTGGTGGAGGACCGGACCGCCGCGCTGGACGGGGCGGGGGAGATCCGGGCCGCCCTGGCCGCCGGCGTGCTCACCGTCGACGACCTGCACGAGCTGGGCACGCTGCTGACCGGCGAGGTCCGGGCCGACGGGCGGACCACGGTGCTGCGGACGGTCGGCATGTCGATCGAGGACACCGCCGCCGCGCTGGCCCTGCACGAGGCGGCGGTGGCCGTGACGTAG
- a CDS encoding aminotransferase class I/II-fold pyridoxal phosphate-dependent enzyme: MSERKTITPTHRYRNNDKLIGIGNTFWNMSEEHGVAGIVGDLADGVLTTPEGHQFVNFTVCSYLDLDTHPKVIDGAVDALRRFGVLDHCIPRTRVQTPVLLELEESLGELFGAMVISAISTAAASTGLLPIIASGHLGNGTRPLMVFDKNAHVSLANAKPSCADESEVVTCRHHDLDYLEDMCRTYERVCYVVDGSDSLGGYAPVKELAELQDRYNMLVFYDDSHSLSAYGERGIGYVRSHSPVLDERTITVATLSKGFGAGGTAILLDGYPLATRRLIERFAGPLGYSQKMNAAAVGAALASAEIHRTDELVQLQGRLRSNIALFDSLLATEASGSTYPIRVVPMTDETVVEAAQRVFAAGFYTSPVFFPIVARGTAGLRVMLRAGQTEEQIRRLCAVLVEAGARPAAALPEPVAP; the protein is encoded by the coding sequence ATGAGCGAGCGCAAGACCATCACCCCGACGCACCGCTACCGCAACAACGACAAGCTCATCGGCATCGGGAACACCTTCTGGAACATGTCGGAGGAACACGGGGTCGCCGGCATCGTCGGTGACCTCGCCGACGGCGTGCTGACCACGCCCGAGGGGCACCAGTTCGTCAACTTCACCGTCTGCTCCTACCTGGACCTGGACACCCACCCGAAGGTCATCGACGGGGCGGTGGACGCGCTGCGCCGCTTCGGGGTGCTCGACCACTGCATCCCGCGTACCCGGGTGCAGACGCCGGTGCTGCTGGAGCTGGAGGAGTCGCTGGGCGAGCTGTTCGGCGCGATGGTGATCAGCGCGATCTCCACGGCGGCGGCCAGCACCGGCCTGTTGCCGATCATCGCCTCGGGTCACCTCGGCAACGGCACCCGGCCGCTGATGGTGTTCGACAAGAACGCCCACGTGTCGCTGGCCAACGCCAAGCCGAGCTGCGCCGACGAGTCCGAGGTCGTCACCTGCCGCCACCACGACCTCGACTACCTCGAGGACATGTGCCGCACCTACGAGCGGGTCTGCTACGTCGTCGACGGCTCCGACAGCCTCGGCGGGTACGCCCCCGTCAAGGAGTTGGCCGAGCTCCAGGACCGCTACAACATGCTGGTCTTCTACGACGACTCGCACTCGCTGTCCGCCTACGGCGAGCGGGGCATCGGGTACGTCCGCTCCCACTCGCCGGTGCTGGACGAGCGGACCATCACCGTCGCCACCCTCAGCAAGGGCTTCGGGGCCGGCGGCACCGCCATCCTGCTCGACGGCTACCCCCTCGCCACCCGGCGGCTCATCGAACGCTTCGCCGGCCCGCTCGGCTACTCGCAGAAAATGAACGCCGCCGCCGTGGGTGCGGCGCTCGCCTCGGCGGAGATCCACCGCACCGACGAACTCGTCCAGCTCCAGGGACGGCTGCGGTCCAACATCGCGCTCTTCGACTCGCTGCTGGCGACCGAGGCGTCCGGCAGCACGTACCCGATCCGGGTCGTGCCGATGACCGACGAGACGGTGGTCGAGGCGGCGCAGCGGGTCTTCGCGGCCGGGTTCTACACCTCGCCGGTGTTCTTCCCGATCGTCGCCCGAGGCACCGCCGGGCTGCGCGTCATGCTGCGGGCCGGGCAGACGGAGGAGCAGATCCGCCGGCTCTGCGCGGTGCTCGTCGAGGCGGGCGCGCGGCCGGCCGCCGCGCTGCCCGAGCCGGTCGCGCCGTGA
- a CDS encoding DUF475 domain-containing protein: MLLKTFGGSFALTAVGLAAALVYGGPAALAIAAILAVLEVSLSFDNAVVNATVLERMSPFWQKLFLTLGIAIAVIGMRMAFPLAVVGLTAQLSPGEAINLALAKGDPQVPGTYGYLLHEAHPAIAAFGGVFLLMLFLDFVFEERDIRWLSWLERPLARIGKLDQLSVVVAMVAVAVVAYAFAPPGKTATVLVSGILGMVTYILVNGLGELFESDENSDEVQNLPGIHGGLERIEQAANRGGIGQLAAKVGKAAFFSFLYLELLDASFSFDGVIGAFAITSDPIIMAIGLGIGALFVRSLTVFLVRQGTLSEYVYLEHGAQWAIGALAVMLLCTIKVEIPEVVTGLIGVGLITAAFLSSIVHNRHRSRASGKGAEARELTRI; the protein is encoded by the coding sequence GTGTTGTTGAAAACCTTCGGGGGCTCCTTTGCTCTCACCGCCGTGGGTCTCGCCGCAGCCCTGGTCTACGGCGGACCTGCGGCGCTGGCGATCGCGGCCATCCTGGCCGTCCTGGAGGTCTCGCTGTCCTTCGACAACGCTGTCGTGAACGCTACCGTGCTGGAGAGGATGAGCCCCTTCTGGCAAAAGCTCTTCCTGACCCTCGGTATCGCGATCGCCGTTATCGGCATGCGGATGGCCTTCCCGCTTGCCGTCGTCGGGCTCACCGCGCAGCTGTCCCCCGGAGAGGCCATCAACCTTGCGCTGGCCAAGGGCGACCCGCAGGTTCCCGGAACCTACGGGTACCTGCTGCACGAGGCGCACCCCGCGATCGCCGCCTTCGGTGGGGTGTTCCTGCTGATGTTGTTCCTGGACTTCGTCTTCGAAGAGCGTGACATCAGGTGGCTGTCCTGGCTGGAGCGCCCGCTCGCGCGCATCGGCAAGCTCGATCAACTTTCGGTCGTCGTGGCGATGGTGGCGGTCGCGGTGGTGGCCTACGCCTTCGCTCCACCCGGCAAGACGGCCACCGTGTTGGTCTCCGGAATCCTGGGCATGGTGACGTACATCCTGGTTAATGGCCTCGGAGAGCTGTTCGAGTCCGATGAGAACAGCGATGAGGTGCAGAATCTCCCCGGGATTCACGGTGGGCTGGAGCGGATCGAGCAGGCGGCCAACCGCGGCGGCATCGGCCAACTCGCCGCCAAGGTCGGCAAGGCCGCCTTCTTCTCCTTCCTGTACCTGGAACTCCTCGACGCGTCATTCAGCTTCGACGGTGTCATCGGCGCCTTTGCGATCACGTCTGACCCGATCATCATGGCGATTGGCCTGGGCATCGGCGCGCTGTTCGTCCGTTCGCTGACGGTGTTCCTGGTACGGCAGGGAACGCTGAGCGAGTACGTCTACCTCGAGCATGGCGCCCAGTGGGCCATCGGTGCCTTGGCAGTGATGCTCTTGTGCACCATCAAGGTCGAGATCCCCGAGGTCGTCACCGGCCTCATTGGGGTCGGTCTCATCACCGCCGCCTTCCTGTCGTCGATCGTCCACAACCGCCATCGGAGTCGTGCCAGCGGGAAGGGCGCCGAGGCGCGTGAGCTCACCCGGATCTGA
- a CDS encoding CoA ester lyase: MTGVRAIPRSILYTPALSLDRVVKAWSYDADVHLIDLEDSVPPAEKPAAREVCRDALEKAPRPANVAVRINELGSVAAVHDLLLLTECPARPGIVMMTMVTSADEVELLRRILASAGAQPEIYVTVETVEAIVGIDAIARAADGLVLGSADLAATLGVEITWEAMLAARQAMALACARYGTACIDTANFRLAEPAVLTEETARVRALGFHGKATVHPGELDVINRALRPHPDDLRLARRITDAVRAADGGIAVLDGNMVGPPFARMARDTVAREDAWAARFSGGGR; this comes from the coding sequence GTGACCGGGGTACGCGCGATCCCGCGCAGCATCCTCTACACGCCCGCGCTGTCGCTGGACCGGGTCGTCAAGGCCTGGTCGTACGACGCCGACGTGCACCTGATCGACCTGGAGGACTCGGTGCCGCCGGCGGAGAAGCCTGCGGCCCGCGAGGTGTGCCGGGACGCGCTGGAGAAGGCGCCCCGACCGGCGAACGTCGCGGTCCGCATCAACGAGCTGGGCAGCGTCGCCGCCGTGCACGACCTGCTGCTGCTCACCGAGTGTCCGGCGCGGCCCGGCATCGTGATGATGACGATGGTGACCTCCGCCGACGAGGTCGAGCTGCTGCGCCGCATCCTCGCCTCGGCGGGAGCGCAGCCGGAGATCTACGTGACGGTGGAGACCGTCGAGGCGATCGTCGGCATCGACGCGATCGCCCGAGCGGCCGACGGCCTGGTGCTCGGCTCCGCCGACCTGGCCGCCACCCTCGGCGTCGAGATCACCTGGGAGGCGATGCTCGCCGCCCGGCAGGCGATGGCCCTGGCCTGCGCCCGCTACGGCACCGCCTGCATCGACACCGCCAACTTCCGGCTCGCCGAACCGGCGGTGCTGACCGAGGAGACCGCCCGGGTGCGGGCGCTCGGCTTCCACGGGAAGGCGACGGTGCACCCGGGCGAACTCGACGTGATCAACCGGGCGTTGCGTCCGCACCCCGACGACCTGCGGCTGGCCCGCCGGATCACCGACGCCGTACGGGCCGCCGACGGCGGGATCGCGGTGCTGGACGGCAACATGGTCGGCCCGCCGTTCGCCCGGATGGCCCGCGACACGGTGGCCCGCGAGGACGCCTGGGCCGCCCGGTTCAGCGGCGGTGGCCGGTGA
- a CDS encoding TerD family protein encodes MGVSLSKGGNVSLTKQAPGLTAVTAGLGWDARTTSGAPFDLDASALMLNAAGRIISDEHFVFFNNLVSPDGSVEHTGDNLTGEGDGDDESIKVNLAGMSAETDRVVITVSIYDADSRGQSFGQVRNAYIRILNQADGAELARYDLSEDASTETAMIFGELYRHGGDWKFRAVGQGYVSGLAGIARDFGVNVG; translated from the coding sequence ATGGGCGTCAGTCTCAGCAAGGGTGGAAATGTCTCGCTCACCAAGCAGGCTCCAGGCCTGACGGCGGTGACCGCAGGGCTGGGCTGGGATGCCCGAACGACAAGCGGTGCACCTTTCGACTTGGATGCCAGCGCGCTGATGCTCAACGCCGCCGGCAGGATTATTTCCGATGAACACTTCGTCTTCTTCAACAACCTGGTCAGTCCCGATGGCTCCGTGGAGCACACCGGCGACAACCTGACCGGTGAGGGTGATGGAGACGACGAATCCATCAAGGTCAACCTTGCTGGCATGTCGGCGGAGACCGACAGAGTCGTGATCACCGTCTCGATCTATGACGCTGACAGCCGTGGCCAGTCGTTCGGTCAGGTGCGCAACGCCTATATCCGCATCCTGAACCAGGCCGACGGCGCCGAACTCGCACGCTACGACCTCTCCGAGGATGCGTCGACCGAAACCGCGATGATCTTCGGCGAACTCTACCGCCACGGCGGCGACTGGAAGTTCCGTGCGGTCGGCCAAGGATACGTCTCCGGCCTGGCCGGCATCGCGCGTGACTTCGGTGTCAACGTCGGCTGA
- the dmpG gene encoding 4-hydroxy-2-oxovalerate aldolase, which translates to MRSILIHDPTLRDGQHAVRHQLGAAALRRYAEAADAARIPVVEVGHGNGLGASSLQVGRAAVTDDEMLSTVREALRHSRMGVFMLPGWGTSDDLRRAIGHGADVFRIGVHATETSLAERHLGVLRDAGVEAHCVLMMSHMASPEELAEHAARAVGYGAQAVGIMDSAGHFLPPDVTARIAVMVAAVDTPVIFHGHDNLGMAVANSVAAAQAGASIIDGCARGFGAGAGNTKIEVLVPVLERSGFATGIDLYALLDAADLAERELMPAPPVTGSMSIVSGLAGVFSGFKHRVLELSTPAGVDPRDVFFELGRRQAIAGQEDLIVDVVAQLSARQRATEPVGIQQ; encoded by the coding sequence GTGAGGAGCATCCTCATCCACGACCCGACCCTGCGCGACGGCCAGCACGCCGTCCGCCACCAGCTCGGCGCGGCGGCGCTGCGCCGCTACGCGGAGGCGGCGGACGCGGCGCGGATCCCGGTGGTGGAGGTCGGTCACGGCAACGGCCTCGGCGCCTCCTCGCTGCAGGTCGGCCGGGCCGCCGTCACCGACGACGAGATGCTCTCGACGGTACGGGAGGCGCTGCGGCACAGCCGGATGGGCGTGTTCATGCTGCCCGGCTGGGGCACCTCGGACGACCTGCGCCGGGCGATCGGCCATGGCGCCGACGTGTTCCGCATCGGGGTGCACGCCACCGAGACGTCCCTGGCGGAGCGGCACCTGGGTGTCCTGCGCGACGCGGGCGTCGAGGCGCACTGCGTCCTCATGATGAGCCACATGGCGTCCCCCGAGGAGCTGGCCGAGCACGCGGCGCGGGCCGTCGGCTACGGCGCCCAGGCGGTGGGGATCATGGACTCGGCGGGTCACTTCCTGCCGCCGGACGTCACCGCCCGGATCGCCGTGATGGTCGCGGCGGTCGACACCCCGGTGATCTTCCACGGCCACGACAACCTCGGCATGGCGGTCGCCAACTCGGTGGCCGCGGCGCAGGCCGGCGCGTCGATCATTGACGGCTGCGCGCGCGGCTTCGGCGCCGGGGCCGGCAACACCAAGATCGAGGTGCTGGTGCCGGTCCTGGAACGCAGCGGCTTCGCCACCGGCATCGACCTGTACGCGCTGCTGGACGCCGCCGACCTCGCCGAGCGGGAACTGATGCCCGCGCCGCCGGTGACCGGGTCGATGAGCATCGTCAGTGGACTGGCCGGGGTGTTCTCCGGGTTCAAGCACCGGGTGCTGGAACTGTCCACCCCCGCCGGCGTCGACCCGCGCGACGTGTTCTTCGAGCTGGGCCGGCGGCAGGCCATCGCCGGCCAGGAGGACCTGATCGTGGACGTGGTGGCGCAGTTGAGCGCCCGGCAGCGGGCGACCGAGCCAGTCGGAATCCAGCAGTGA
- a CDS encoding cupin-like domain-containing protein — MTFDEFMAVGPGGLFKADVPVVISLPSTVQGLGRDGVAERLADMTVTLFSEPGDKNHPGRWETRDIRLREFFADERHLNTPGTWHRVVSNIRNSPADVNAVIGFDAEKFFGYGSTLYAANLWISHRGVFTKNHFDEFENFNIALEGRKRFIIAPPGSRDYYPRSVWQGFGDKSQVFDLDNVDLDRFPRVGPKLAQRRDFVLEPGHMLYLPLGWWHQAESLDDMNINVNFWLKSKKILRRPHVLGVALYTYAYRRVKGVYSYQPTEVNS; from the coding sequence ATGACGTTCGACGAGTTCATGGCCGTCGGTCCCGGCGGCCTGTTCAAGGCCGACGTGCCCGTGGTGATCTCGTTGCCGAGCACCGTGCAGGGCCTCGGCCGGGACGGCGTCGCGGAGCGGCTGGCCGACATGACGGTCACCCTGTTCAGCGAGCCGGGCGACAAGAACCACCCGGGCCGCTGGGAGACCCGGGACATCCGACTGCGCGAGTTCTTCGCCGACGAGCGGCACCTGAACACGCCGGGCACCTGGCACCGGGTCGTGTCGAACATCCGCAACAGCCCGGCCGACGTGAACGCCGTGATCGGCTTCGACGCGGAGAAGTTCTTCGGCTACGGCAGCACCCTGTACGCGGCCAACCTGTGGATCAGCCACCGGGGCGTGTTCACCAAGAACCACTTCGACGAGTTCGAGAACTTCAACATCGCCCTGGAGGGGCGCAAGCGGTTCATCATCGCCCCGCCCGGCTCCCGGGACTACTACCCCCGGTCGGTGTGGCAGGGCTTCGGCGACAAGTCGCAGGTCTTCGACCTCGACAACGTCGACCTGGACCGTTTCCCCCGGGTGGGACCGAAGCTCGCCCAGCGCCGCGACTTCGTCCTCGAACCCGGTCACATGCTCTACCTGCCGCTGGGCTGGTGGCACCAGGCCGAGTCGCTGGACGACATGAACATCAACGTCAACTTCTGGCTGAAGTCGAAGAAGATCCTCCGCCGGCCGCACGTGCTCGGCGTCGCCCTCTACACGTACGCCTACCGGCGGGTGAAGGGCGTCTACAGCTACCAGCCCACCGAGGTGAACTCCTGA